A region from the Lolium perenne isolate Kyuss_39 chromosome 4, Kyuss_2.0, whole genome shotgun sequence genome encodes:
- the LOC127297234 gene encoding calcium-dependent protein kinase 7, whose amino-acid sequence MGNQNGTLGSDYYNRSRSEHAASRYAGAHLEEDDYSDLKKFEKPWPAFKPTAAGVLRQGLDPTSISVLGRKTADLREHYILGRRLGQGQFGTTYLCTEISTGCEYACKTILKRKLIAKEDVEDVRREIQIMHHLSGHKNVVSIKDVYEDVQAVHIVMELLAGGELFDRIQGKGHYTEPEAAGLIRIVVSIVAMCHSLGVIHRDLKPENFLLLDKDDDLSIKAIDFGLSAFFKPGEVFSELVGSPYYIAPEVLYKRYGPESDVWSAGVILYVLLSGVPPFWAETQQGIFDAVLKGHIDFVSDPWPKISDSAKDLIRKMLCHCPSERLTAHEVLRHPWICENGVSSDHALDPSVISRLKQFSAMNNLKKLALRVIAERLSEEEIAGLREMFKAVDTKSKGVITFGELRKCLTGYGNELEDDEISNVVEADDKDNDITINYEEFIAATMPLNKIEREEHLMAAFTYFDKDGSGYITADKLQRACGEYNMEGTFLEENILEVDQNNDGQIDYAEFVAMMQGICYTGLGCRATETSLNVTLRDAAQVH is encoded by the exons ATGGGGAATCAGAATGGGACCCTTGGGAGCGATTACTACAACCGGTCCCGCAGCGAGCATGCTGCTTCTAGGTACGCCGGCGCGCACCTCGAGGAGGATGACTACTCGGACTTGAAGAAGTTCGAGAAGCCCTGGCCTGCGTTCAAGCCCACCGCCGCCGGTGTCCTGAGGCAGGGGTTGGACCCGACGTCTATCTCCGTGCTTGGGCGCAAGACGGCGGACCTGAGGGAGCATTACATCCTCGGCCGGAGGCTCGGGCAGGGCCAGTTCGGGACGACGTACCTCTGCACCGAGATAAGCACGGGGTGCGAGTACGCGTGCAAGACCATCCTCAAGCGCAAGCTCATCGCCAAGGAGGATGTCGAGGATGTGCGTCGTGAGATTCAGATAATGCACCATTTGTCGGGCCACAAGAATGTTGTTTCCATCAAGGACGTCTATGAGGACGTGCAGGCGGTGCACATTGTGATGGAGCTTTTGGCTGGTGGGGAGCTCTTTGACCGGATCCAGGGGAAGGGGCATTACACTGAACCTGAGGCTGCAGGGCTCATAAGAATTGTTGTTAGCATTGTGGCTATGTGCCATTCACTTGGGGTGATTCACCGTGATCTCAAGCCGGAAAATTTCCTCCTTTTGGACAAAGATGATGACCTGTCAATTAAGGCTATTGACTTTGGTCTGTCCGCGTTCTTCAAACCAG GTGAGGTTTTCAGTGAGCTGGTTGGGAGCCCATATTACATTGCCCCTGAGGTATTGTACAAACGTTATGGACCAGAATCTGATGTGTGGTCAGCTGGAGTGATACTCTATGTACTATTGAGTGGGGTTCCACCATTTTGGGCAG AGACACAACAAGGAATATTTGATGCAGTTCTTAAGGGGCACATTGATTTTGTGTCAGACCCTTGGCCTAAAATATCTGACAGTGCAAAGGATCTTATAAGAAAGATGCTCTGCCATTGTCCTTCAGAGCGTTTGACAGCCCATGAAGTGTTAC GGCATCCTTGGATCTGTGAAAATGGTGTGTCCAGTGATCATGCTTTGGATCCTAGTGTTATCTCTCGGCTCAAGCAGTTTTCTGCAATGAACAATCTGAAGAAGTTGGCTCTCAGA GTGATAGCTGAGCGTCTTTCAGAAGAGGAGATTGCTGGGTTAAGAGAAATGTTCAAGGCAGTAGACACCAAAAGTAAAGGTGTAATCACTTTTGGTGAGCTTAGAAAATGTTTAACAGGATATGGCAATGAATTGGAGGATGACGAGATTAGTAATGTAGTGGAAGCG gatgataaagacaatgacatAACCATCAATTATGAAGAATTTATTGCTGCAACTATGCCTCTTAACAAGATAGAACGGGAAGAACACTTGATGGCGGCTTTTACATATTTTGACAAAGATGGTAGTGGTTATATCACAGCCGACAAGCTTCAACGAGCTTGTGGAGAATATAACATGGAGGGCACTTTTCTTGAAGAGAATATTTTAGAGGTCGACCAAAACAAT GATGGTCAAATTGATTATGCTGAATTTGTAGCCATGATGCAAGGCATCTGCTATACTGGACTTGGGTGTCGAGCAACAGAAACCAGTCTGAATGTAACCTTGAGAGATGCAGCTCAAGTACATTGA
- the LOC127297235 gene encoding uncharacterized protein isoform X1, producing MHLLSTQRLAPIIHNANHQHALLPLLPAAATPVPSPLLRLPTRNSKSSPPRAISPATPTTVATDGSTGAPSDADKWEAFAARVSGEWDGFGAEFTAAGDPVELPANVVPDAFREWGVQVFDWQTQCPTLANPATPCALHYRLVRLLPTVGCEADAATVHTSHQRHVSSASAFAYDGAWGSYVAAWPKGPATVLEVEHCLVRPGPDTETVRARVVQTVALGKDEARLRGIKVFSEQCYGPYRNGDQLGGCALRESAFAAGERLAVSEVVGQWESAFACTASFSGALNTETVTGKFSSLEPDDEPRRTARDDTGILTLLPKQLWSSFKVNGDDGEVVCEVGWVLGDGNAVTSTCVLSKDGDVKVIATAYESRV from the exons ATGCATCTCCTGTCGACGCAACGCCTGGCGCCCATCATCCACAACGCCAACCACCAGCATGCGCTTCTCCCGCTGCTACCCGCTGCCGCGACGCCCGTGCCGTCGCCTCTTCTCCGGCTACCGACGAGGAACTCCAAGTCCTCGCCGCCGCGAGCCATCTCGCCCGCGACGCCCACCACCGTTGCCACGGACGGTTCCACCGGAGCGCCGTCAG ACGCAGACAAGTGGGAGGCGTTCGCGGCGCGGGTGTCCGGCGAGTGGGACGGCTTCGGCGCCGAGTTCACCGCGGCCGGCGACCCGGTGGAGCTGCCGGCCAACGTCGTCCCGGACGCGTTCCGCGAGTGGGGGGTGCAGGTGTTCGACTGGCAGACGCAGTGCCCCACGCTGGCCAACCCGGCCACGCCGTGCGCGCTCCACTACCGCCTCGTGCGCCTGCTCCCCACCGTCGGCTGCGAGGCCGATGCCGCCACCGTGCACACCTCACATCAGCGCCACgtctcctccgcctccgccttcgcctACGACGGCGCCTGGGGCTCCTACGTCGCTGCCTGGCCCAAGGGCCCCGCCACCGTGCTAGAGGTCGAGCACTGCCTCGTGCGCCCAGGCCCGGACACCGAAACGGTCAGGGCCAGGGTCGTGCAGACGGTGGCGCTGGGCAAGGACGAGGCCAGGCTGCGCGGGATAAAGGTCTTCTCTGAGCAGTGCTACGGCCCGTACCGCAACGGCGACCAGCTCGGCGGCTGCGCGCTCCGCGAGTCCGCCTTCGCCGCCGGGGAGAGGCTCGCCGTGTCGGAGGTGGTGGGGCAGTGGGAGAGCGCCTTCGCTTGCACTGCCAGCTTCTCCGGCGCTCTCAACACCGAGACGGTGACG GGAAAGTTCTCCTCGTTGGAACCTGATGACGAACCGCGGAGAACGGCGAGAGACGACACCGGCATCCTCACACTGCTGCCCAAGCAGCTCTGGAGCTCCTTCAAGGTGaacggcgacgacggcgaggtgGTGTGTGAGGTCGGGTGGGTGCTGGGCGACGGCAACGCGGTCACGTCGACCTGTGTCCTGTCCAAAGACGGAGACGTCAAG GTAATAGCCACCGCCTACGAGTCCCGGGTGTAG
- the LOC127297232 gene encoding 12-oxophytodienoate reductase 1 — MAHQAGKEAAIPLLTPYKMGQFDLTHRVVLAPMTRCRSYGGVPQPQAAVYYSQRATRGGLLISEGTVISPDSMGYPEIPGIWTQEQVEAWKPIVDAVHRKGALFFCQIAHVGRVYTTEIKTGEQAPISSTDKPVTPDDEAGIVYPKPRGLRIDEIPHVIEDFRRAARNAIEAGFDGVEIHGAHGFLLEQFMKDSANDRTDEYGGSLENRCRFVVELVDSVVNEVGAHRVGIRLSPFVDYMDCVDSNPEGLASYLVEQLNKHQGFLYCHMVEPRMAIVDGRRQIPHGLLPFKKAFNGTFIAAGGYDREEGNKVVSDGYVDLVAYGRLFLANPDLPRRFDLDAPLNEYDRSTFYTQDSIIGYTDYPFLDGDNYSSSACDVSIE, encoded by the exons ATGGCTCACCAGGCAGGCAAAGAGGCGGCGATCCCGCTGCTCACACCGTACAAGATGGGGCAGTTTGATCTCACCCATCGGGTGGTGCTCGCGCCGATGACGCGGTGCCGCTCCTACGGCGGCGTGCCGCAGCCGCAAGCGGCGGTGTACTACTCGCAGCGTGCCACCAGGGGCGGGCTCCTCATCTCAGAGGGCACCGTGATCTCTCCTGATTCTATGGGCTACCCAGAGATCCCTGGCATCTGGACGCAAGAACAGGTGGAGGCATGGAAGCCTATCGTGGATGCTGTTCACCGCAAGGGAGCGTTATTCTTCTGCCAGATTGCGCATGTTGGGAGGGTCTACACAACTG AAATCAAGACGGGTGAACAGGCGCCTATCTCCAGCACGGACAAGCCTGTAACACCCGACGATGAGGCTGGCATAGTGTATCCCAAACCTCGGGGCCTGAGGATAGATGAGATACCTCATGTCATTGAAGACTTCAGGCGTGCCGCCCGAAACGCCATTGAGGCAGGGTTCGACGGTGTGGAGATCCATGGCGCACATGGGTTTCTCCTCGAGCAATTCATGAAGGATAGCGCCAATGACCGCACCGATGAGTATGGTGGGAGCCTTGAAAACCGGTGTCGcttcgttgtggagcttgttgatTCCGTCGTCAACGAAGTTGGGGCACATCGTGTGGGAATCAGGTTGTCACCCTTCGTGGACTACATGGATTGCGTCGACTCCAACCCAGAAGGACTTGCCTCCTACTTGGTGGAGCAGCTCAATAAGCACCAAGGTTTTCTGTATTGCCACATGGTAGAACCCCGAATGGCCATCGTCGACGGACGCAGACAGATTCCCCACGGGCTATTGCCCTTCAAGAAAGCTTTCAATGGCACCTTCATTGCCGCCGGTGGATATGACAGAGAGGAGGGCAACAAGGTGGTATCTGATGGCTACGTTGACCTTGTTGCATACGGGAGGCTTTTTTTGGCCAACCCAGACTTGCCTAGGAGGTTCGACCTAGATGCGCCCTTAAACGAGTACGACCGCTCCACATTCTACACACAAGATTCGATCATTGGCTACACAGACTATCCTTTCCTTGATGGTGACAACTACTCATCTTCAGCTTGTGATGTATCCATCGAGTAA
- the LOC127297235 gene encoding uncharacterized protein isoform X2: MHLLSTQRLAPIIHNANHQHALLPLLPAAATPVPSPLLRLPTRNSKSSPPRAISPATPTTVATDGSTGAPSDADKWEAFAARVSGEWDGFGAEFTAAGDPVELPANVVPDAFREWGVQVFDWQTQCPTLANPATPCALHYRLVRLLPTVGCEADAATVHTSHQRHVSSASAFAYDGAWGSYVAAWPKGPATVLEVEHCLVRPGPDTETVRARVVQTVALGKDEARLRGIKVFSEQCYGPYRNGDQLGGCALRESAFAAGERLAVSEVVGQWESAFACTASFSGALNTETGKFSSLEPDDEPRRTARDDTGILTLLPKQLWSSFKVNGDDGEVVCEVGWVLGDGNAVTSTCVLSKDGDVKVIATAYESRV, encoded by the exons ATGCATCTCCTGTCGACGCAACGCCTGGCGCCCATCATCCACAACGCCAACCACCAGCATGCGCTTCTCCCGCTGCTACCCGCTGCCGCGACGCCCGTGCCGTCGCCTCTTCTCCGGCTACCGACGAGGAACTCCAAGTCCTCGCCGCCGCGAGCCATCTCGCCCGCGACGCCCACCACCGTTGCCACGGACGGTTCCACCGGAGCGCCGTCAG ACGCAGACAAGTGGGAGGCGTTCGCGGCGCGGGTGTCCGGCGAGTGGGACGGCTTCGGCGCCGAGTTCACCGCGGCCGGCGACCCGGTGGAGCTGCCGGCCAACGTCGTCCCGGACGCGTTCCGCGAGTGGGGGGTGCAGGTGTTCGACTGGCAGACGCAGTGCCCCACGCTGGCCAACCCGGCCACGCCGTGCGCGCTCCACTACCGCCTCGTGCGCCTGCTCCCCACCGTCGGCTGCGAGGCCGATGCCGCCACCGTGCACACCTCACATCAGCGCCACgtctcctccgcctccgccttcgcctACGACGGCGCCTGGGGCTCCTACGTCGCTGCCTGGCCCAAGGGCCCCGCCACCGTGCTAGAGGTCGAGCACTGCCTCGTGCGCCCAGGCCCGGACACCGAAACGGTCAGGGCCAGGGTCGTGCAGACGGTGGCGCTGGGCAAGGACGAGGCCAGGCTGCGCGGGATAAAGGTCTTCTCTGAGCAGTGCTACGGCCCGTACCGCAACGGCGACCAGCTCGGCGGCTGCGCGCTCCGCGAGTCCGCCTTCGCCGCCGGGGAGAGGCTCGCCGTGTCGGAGGTGGTGGGGCAGTGGGAGAGCGCCTTCGCTTGCACTGCCAGCTTCTCCGGCGCTCTCAACACCGAGACG GGAAAGTTCTCCTCGTTGGAACCTGATGACGAACCGCGGAGAACGGCGAGAGACGACACCGGCATCCTCACACTGCTGCCCAAGCAGCTCTGGAGCTCCTTCAAGGTGaacggcgacgacggcgaggtgGTGTGTGAGGTCGGGTGGGTGCTGGGCGACGGCAACGCGGTCACGTCGACCTGTGTCCTGTCCAAAGACGGAGACGTCAAG GTAATAGCCACCGCCTACGAGTCCCGGGTGTAG